In the Nitratiruptor sp. YY09-18 genome, GAAGCTTGGGAATATATTTTACATTGGTACGAAAAAGTAGGTATCGATATCTTTAATCACAATAAAAAGGATTAGCAATGCTAAGTCATCTCATTCCAGCTGATGTTTCACCACAAACAAAAGGCAAATTCCTCGAAATCCTTCACACAACAACCAATGGTACTGGAAGACTTATGCTCTTTGCAGGTGACCAAAAAGTTGAACATCTCAATAATGATTTCTATGGCCCAGGTATTCCTGCAGAAGATAACGACCCCGAACACCTTTTCAAAATCGCTTCCCGTGCTAAAGTTGGCGTTTTTGCCACACAGTTTGGACTCATTAGCCGCTATGCGCCAGATTATAAAGATATTCCCTATCTTATCAAGCTCAACTCCAAAACCAATATCATCCCCTATGAGGCCAAAGACCCCTACTCCCAACAGTGGATAGAAGTAGCAGATGTGTTGGAGTTTGCACGCTATAGCGATATCAATCTCAAAGGCTTTGGCTACACAGTCTATCTTGGAAGTGAACATGAACATAGTATGCTACGTGAAGCTGCAAATATCATTCATCAAGCGCACAAAGCTGGTCTTTTGACAGTTCTTTGGATCTATCCTAAAGGCAAATTTATCAAAGATGAGCACGACCCCCATCTCATTGCAGGTGCAGCGGGTGTGGCAGCCTGTCTAGGGGCAGATTTTGTCAAAGTCAAAGTACCCTATAAAAATGGAGAGCCAGATGCAAATCTTTTGCGTGAAGCAACCCAAGCAGCTGGAAATTGTGGGGTGCTGTGTGAAGGTGGCAAAAAAATCGATGAGAAGCTCTTTTTGCAAGAACTCTACGAGCAGATCCACATAGGTGGCACCAGGGGCAATGGAACAGGGCGCAATATCCATCAAAGACCACTTACTGAGGCTATCAAGATGGCAAATGCAATCTATGCAATAACGTGTGAAGACAAAAGCGTAGAAGATGCTATAAAAATTTTAGAGCAATGAAAGTCATAGATCTTGGCAAAGTCATATATAATAATATCAATGATATTTTGGAAGATTATATGCAACTAGCCAAAAAAGAGGATCACCTGCTTCTTTGCACTCACAATCCTGTCTATACAATAGGTAGCGAGCAATACCAATGCCCTCTTCCAGCTATCCAGACAGATCGCGGAGGCTCTATTACCTACTTTGATGAAGGAACGCTCATGCTCTATTTTGCTTGTAAAGTCCCGAGCCCTGCAAGATTTTATGCCAAAGTAGTGCAAGCGGTGCAAGAATTCTTTGCAAATTTTGATCTTCCAATCATTTATGATAAAGAGCGTCCAGGATTTTATATCCAAAATCGCAAAATCGCTTCCCTGGGATTTCGGTACAAAAATGGTATCAGTAAACATGGAGTTTCTTTGCATATCTGCCCAAATCTTGAGAATTTCAATAAAATTGCTCCCTGTGGGCTTGAGGGCATAGTGGCTACATCATTGCACAATGAAGGCATAGATCTCTCCATCGATAGAGCAAAAGAAATTACTACAAGAGCGGTACTAGATGTATTTGAAGCCTAGAGTCAAAGCCCCCGCCCCAGAGCTCATCGATACTACTCTTAAAATCTTGCAAAAAAATAGCGTCAATACAATCTGCCTCGAATCCCACTGCCCTAATATTACTGAATGTTTTCATAGAAAAACGGCAACCTTTTTGATCCTGGGAGATATCTGCACACGAAGCTGCAAATTTTGCTCGGTTAAACACGCTAAGCCCCTACCATTTGATCCTACTGAGCCACAAAGAGTAGCGCGTGCAGTTAAGGAGCTTGGACTTTCATATGTGGTAATTACCTCAGTCGATAGAGATGATTTGCCAGATTTTGGCGTATCGGGATTTGTCGCAGTCACACAAGCCATCAAAGAGCAAACAGATGCAAAGATCGAACTCCTCACACCAGATTTTAAAGCAAAAAGTGAGCTTTTAGCTCAAATCATTGCTGCAAATCCTTACAAACTTGCTCATAACATTGAAACAGTTGAGCGTCTAAGCAGATGGGTTATGCCAGGATGCAGCTACCAAAAAAGTCTCAAAGTCCTTGAAACCTATGCAAAAAGCGGCATTATTACCAAGTCTTCACTCATGGTAGGTTTAGGAGAGACGAAAAAAGAGATCTATGAGTCATTGCAAGATCTGCGCTGCGCAGGAGTGCAACAGCTTACAATCGGTCAATATCTCCAGCCTACTTCCAAGCAGTTGCCAGTACAAAAATATTATAGCTCCCAAGAGTTTGAAGAGTTGCGTCAGTATGCACTCTCTCTAGGTTTTAAAGCAGTGGAAGCAGGAGTACTTGTACGAAGCAGCTACTATGCAGATAAACTTTAAAGGATAGGCATGAAAGAGTATGAAATCTATCAACTTCTCGAACAATATGGAATCAATACCCCAAAATATCAAATCTTTGATATAGATGCACCCCTCTACTTCGATACATTTCCAGCTGTGATAAAAATCGCATCCGATAAAGTAATACATAAAAGTGATGTAGGTGGTGTGGTGGTAGGCGTAGATTCACTCGAAGAGCTAGAACTTGCACGTAACCAAATATCCAGAAATCTCCAAAATCGTGGTATTTTTTTGGATGTACATGATAAGTTTATAGTTGAGGAGATGGTAAGAGGTGAGGAGTTTTATATCGGTGGCATTTATGATGCTATTTTTGAAGAGGTTTTGCTTTTTGGAAAAGGTGGCACACTTCTTGAAATCGAAAAGGATATCTGTTACATAGATCTCTTAGCAAACCAAAATGAGATCATCCGTAGTTTTAAAACAACAAAAATCTCTAAAATCTTCCCTCAATTTCGTGGTAAAGAGTACAAGCTGGATTATGTAGTAGAAACAGTAGAAAAGTTTCAAAAGCTTTTCATGCATGAAGAGATTATAGAGTTTGATGTCAATCCTCTCATCTATACTCCCAAAGGCTTCGTAGCCGTCGATGCAAGAATGAAGATGGGGAAAAAAGAGGGGCATGAAAGACGCAAGAGAGATTATGATCTTTTCAAAAACGATGCAGTAGCTATCTTTGGAGCAACTGATAAAAAAGAGAAAGTTGGCTATGCAATTGCAAAAAATGCGCTTACTTCTCAATCGCAAGTCTACTTTGTCAATCCCAGGATTGACAAGCTTTTTGGTAAAAAGGTGTATAAAAGTGTAGAAGAACTTCCACCGATCGATACTGCCCTCATCGCTATTCCATCAAAATATGTGGTATCTCTCGTAGAAGATCTCGCACAAAGAGGAGTAAAAAACTTCATAGTGATCTCAGCAGGATTTAAGGAGAGTGGAAATGCCCAAGATGAAGAGCAT is a window encoding:
- a CDS encoding aldolase, giving the protein MLSHLIPADVSPQTKGKFLEILHTTTNGTGRLMLFAGDQKVEHLNNDFYGPGIPAEDNDPEHLFKIASRAKVGVFATQFGLISRYAPDYKDIPYLIKLNSKTNIIPYEAKDPYSQQWIEVADVLEFARYSDINLKGFGYTVYLGSEHEHSMLREAANIIHQAHKAGLLTVLWIYPKGKFIKDEHDPHLIAGAAGVAACLGADFVKVKVPYKNGEPDANLLREATQAAGNCGVLCEGGKKIDEKLFLQELYEQIHIGGTRGNGTGRNIHQRPLTEAIKMANAIYAITCEDKSVEDAIKILEQ
- the lipA gene encoding lipoyl synthase; this encodes MYLKPRVKAPAPELIDTTLKILQKNSVNTICLESHCPNITECFHRKTATFLILGDICTRSCKFCSVKHAKPLPFDPTEPQRVARAVKELGLSYVVITSVDRDDLPDFGVSGFVAVTQAIKEQTDAKIELLTPDFKAKSELLAQIIAANPYKLAHNIETVERLSRWVMPGCSYQKSLKVLETYAKSGIITKSSLMVGLGETKKEIYESLQDLRCAGVQQLTIGQYLQPTSKQLPVQKYYSSQEFEELRQYALSLGFKAVEAGVLVRSSYYADKL
- a CDS encoding acetate--CoA ligase family protein — translated: MKEYEIYQLLEQYGINTPKYQIFDIDAPLYFDTFPAVIKIASDKVIHKSDVGGVVVGVDSLEELELARNQISRNLQNRGIFLDVHDKFIVEEMVRGEEFYIGGIYDAIFEEVLLFGKGGTLLEIEKDICYIDLLANQNEIIRSFKTTKISKIFPQFRGKEYKLDYVVETVEKFQKLFMHEEIIEFDVNPLIYTPKGFVAVDARMKMGKKEGHERRKRDYDLFKNDAVAIFGATDKKEKVGYAIAKNALTSQSQVYFVNPRIDKLFGKKVYKSVEELPPIDTALIAIPSKYVVSLVEDLAQRGVKNFIVISAGFKESGNAQDEEHLANLAKKYDLNIVGPNCLGIYNGQKELNLTFAKVAIRNGDTALISQSGAVLSALIDKAYSHAIGFSHIVSLGNMADFDFADAITALQDKESCKHISIYAEGLKSGKSYLESVRNSNKPIAIYKAGKTKEAKKAAFSHTGNISGDYEMLIGLSYAAGAIIKNDIDELIFSAKYASYKQALIITNAGGPGTILTDILVQNGKRMYELSQEKIEQLNQVLPPTWSHNNPVDIIGDATAQRYEAALKILYDPSLLIFILVTPQFMTDGLAIAKRIVGYENVIPIFFGEASFKDVFTFLEHNNCVYFNDLENVANIL